The Triticum aestivum cultivar Chinese Spring chromosome 6D, IWGSC CS RefSeq v2.1, whole genome shotgun sequence genomic sequence AATTTTTATCTTATAGTTATACACCTAATTTTTATTTTATAATTTGTCAGATTCTCCCCGAGGGTCTTATTGAAAGAAAACAATTTCAGAGGTTTTTCGCAAAAAATACCAGGGCACGCACCTTTGGCATCGACAGTTGGCCCCATGGGATGCTAGCGTGCCTCCTCAGCTTCGCGGACGTATACAAACACCATTTGAACCGTATATGCACGCCCATGCCAAGTTATGAAACCAGTTAAATGTATTTTGCAAGTTCAGGCACTAAAGTGCACATTCATGGCAAGTTCTAGCACCAGTGGTGTATTTACCTTTATCTGTTATTATCAGTTTAATATCTGATATGTGGATTATATGTTCACAACGATATTAGATTTATTTTTTGTGGGAAAGAGTCCATCACAGTGGCTTGCTGCTGAGGCTCCCATGTGTCGTCTAGGCGTTGCACTATAGCCTAGGTTTGGCGCACACCAACCAAATTAAATTCAAACTTTTATCTAAAAAGAATGAATTTATATACACAAATTTTTAATCAAGTTCATTATCTTTGGGACCTTGGAAtctttttttaacacggtacaaatACGAGtgctcatatacacacgcatacactcacccctatgaacgcataccctatccctatgagcatcttCGAAAGACTGAACACCCCGTCGTCGACGTGAACGTCTCCTCCTACTGAATGCGCGTCGtcggaaatcctaaaataaattcagaaataaatgcgagcattaGGATTTGAACCTTGGTGGGCTGAGTATACCACAGTCCATCTAATCATTCAAAACCaaaaccacatgttggttcgcagGGACCTCGGAATCTTTGAGACATggctttcttcctttttcttttaggGAATTTTCCCGGTATGCTCTTGCACTTGGGGTGTCTGAACATGTAGGTTGGCTGTTGGCATGCATCTCCAACGCAGTTTAGCATTCCCCGCAAAATATTAAAACAGTTTAGCAAATGAATAACCATATCTGCTAAATGCCTTTGTCCAATGAAGAAGGAGATGGAGGAGAGAAAACGGAGTGAGAGGAAAAAGTGAGTAATTGAAAAAAAATACCACATTTCACGTTACCATTCCACAGAACTATCATATTTTAAAAACTGATCAAAAACTCCAGATTAATGCTAATttcgtgacaaaaaactaccaggTCGGGTTGAAGACAGATTTAACCGGTTTAAACACGATTCTGACAGAGCTGGCCCACCGGTCAGGACGGCGGCCGCGCTAACGGCTAACGGCGCTCGCCTGCCGCCCGTTAGCCACGCGCGTCGGTCGGACCCGGTCGTACAAGTTGGTGGCGCGCGCGGCCCGCCGGCTGTGGCAGTGGGCGGACGAGTGGGCGCAGGCGAACCAGTACTACGAGGTGCcgtgcttcggcggcggcggcggcggcgacggggccgaGAACCCGCTCTTCCGCAAGGCGGCGGCCTACGTGGCGTCGCTGCCGTCGCTCGAGGACGCAGACGTTGCCTGCGTGCTCTCCTCCGCCCGCAAGAGCAACGACTTCTCTCTCCAGCTCGGCCCGGGCCACACCGCGCATGACGCCTTCCTCGGCGCGTGCCTCGCGTGCACCAACGGCGGGGAGCGCCTGGTCCTCCGCGTGCGCCGCCATGACCGCTCGCGCATGCTGCGCCCCTACCTGCAGCACGTCGTGTCCGTCGCCGACGTGATGGAGCTGTGCCGCCGCGAGCTGCGGCTCTACGCCAACACCGGCGCCCTCGCGCCGCGCTGGGCGTCGGCCCTCTTCACCCACCTGGCCACGCTTGACGCGGTCGCCATGGACCCAGAGCTCAAGACCCGCGTCCGCTCTGACCTGGAGAGCTTCCTCAAGGGACGCGCCTACTACCACTGCTTGGGCCGCGTCTGGCGCCGGAGCTACCTGCTCTACGGCCCGCGCGGCACAGGCAAGTCCACGTTCGCCGCTGCGATGGCGAGGTTCCTCAGGTACGACATCTACGACATCGACCTCTCCCGCGCCGGCGCCGACGAACTCCGCGCGCTGCTCGTGGACACCGCCCCGCGGTCGCTAACGGGCGGCAGGCGAGCGCCGTCAGCCCTTAGCGCGGCCGCCGTCCTGACCGGTGGGCCAGCTCTGTCAGAATCGCGTTTAAACCGGTTAGATCTGTCTTCAAATAGTATTTTGTCACGAAATTAGCACTAATTAAAGTTTTTGATCAGTTTTTAAAATGTGGTAGTTCTGTGAGACACTAATgtaaaatgtggtagttttttgtcaattaCTCGAAAAAAGTGGGCTTGTGGTGGAGTCCAAGCCTGAGTTGGTGGACTCTGGTCCGGACGGATTTGGTAAGCCTAGACCATCCGAACATTTACGAGCGCTTAGTTGATCGGCGGCGAAGTTGCCTAATCTCCAGCTGATCTCGGGGCCGAGAATACTCCTAATATCATGTATTGTTGCTGCTTACTAGATCTTGATCCTCGCAGAAGTTGCAGTGCTACCGGGACTAGCTGCTAGCTTGATCCTCGCAGAAGTTGCAGATCTTGCAGATCTTGCACACGCCACTAAGTTCTAAATGAATCCATAAAGAAATATGTGTCAATAAATTATGTGTTTACAACCCAACAGAATTTCAAATCAAAATTCAGTTTACACACAGAGAGAAACTCATCAAACAAACTGAATAATATACTATATAATATTTTGTCCGTTGTGTTTTTGTCGAAATAGGGTTTTCCCCGCTTTGTATTATATAAAAGCAACCATCACCGATACAACCCACGATATGTGCCGGGGCGGAAGCAACACATGCACAccaaaaaaaacgaaaaaatataTAAAACACACAAATACCGACAACGACGGATCAACAAAAATGAAGAATCATCGCGACCGCTGCGCCCACCGGGGATCTTCCACCAAGCTCCgactccgaagcgccggtaccACACAACACCTTCAAGAAAGAACGCGACGATGACGAGGCTGTTGCAAGGGTTTTCCCCAGTACACGGCAAGGAGAAAGGAAGGGTGACACCcaacgccctccaggaaggtccggcaGCATCCTCAGGCGCCACCGCGTCGGAGTCGGCCAGGCCGACAGGGATTTCTTCCGATCCCAACCATCACCCTGAGCGCTCCGGAGCACGCCACCATACCGTCCATCACCCTGCGCCAATACGGTCTTGAGTCTCCCACGCTGTCTCACCACGACACCCCGAAGTGGGACCTGCATAGCGAAGAAGAATAGCCGGGACTCGGAGCAGCAGCACCGTCAGCACGCGGGAGGGCCCAACCTCCACCGTCAGCACGCTGTCTCTTTGTGTTTTTACCTTTGTGACACTATCCGTAGCTGTTTTAAAATCTTTTTCTGCATATCTATGTGAACACATATATAGATTATTACCTCAGCCTACAGTGCTATTTCCTACTGCTCGTTGTGTCCGAGGAAGCTTTCGTAGAATAAAAAAAGAGGACAGACCTAGGAACGATTCTTCGCTGCATGCAATACAACAAATGGTTCCACTAGCGGAGAGGAGCAGCCGGCGCCGGTCGACGCCGGCCGCGAGCTGCCCGGAGACGGATCGAGTATGAGTTCATTAGAAAATACGGAGCAGTAAACACGTCGCTATTGTGCCGGCCGGGCAGACAAGCGGAGGTTGCCACTTGATTTTGCACTCTTTGGTTATATCGAAATACAAGCGCACGCTGACAAGAAAACCTCCAATTTAAACGACAGCTGGGCTGACTGCATTTCGATGTGGAGCAACCATCTACTGGCTACTGGTGCCTATATATGTTTGCAACACGGGAAATTTCTTCAACCAACGAAACATCAACTGCCTGCTTCGATCGAGATCATCCAACCCCGTTAATTCCCTCCGCATGAAGTGGTCACTCATGGATGATCACCAAAACCCTTCTCCTCCTTGCAAAATGGTGGTCTCTACAGCGACAAAGATCACCGATGA encodes the following:
- the LOC123142491 gene encoding AAA-ATPase At2g46620-like, coding for MGARWISILPEGLIERKQFQRFFAKNTRARTFGIDSWPHGMLACLLSFADINANFVTKNYQVGLKTDLTATRVGRTRSYKLVARAARRLWQWADEWAQANQYYEVPCFGGGGGGDGAENPLFRKAAAYVASLPSLEDADVACVLSSARKSNDFSLQLGPGHTAHDAFLGACLACTNGGERLVLRVRRHDRSRMLRPYLQHVVSVADVMELCRRELRLYANTGALAPRWASALFTHLATLDAVAMDPELKTRVRSDLESFLKGRAYYHCLGRVWRRSYLLYGPRGTGKSTFAAAMARFLRYDIYDIDLSRAGADELRALLVDTAPRSLTGGRRAPSALSAAAVLTGGPALSESRLNRLDLSSNSILSRN